The Haliaeetus albicilla chromosome 9, bHalAlb1.1, whole genome shotgun sequence genomic sequence TTGGCTTTGCCCTTTTTTGCAGGAAGTCGCCCTGTTGCTTCAAGGTATTTGTTAATTATTTCTTCCTGACTGCTGGGCAAACATGGTTGATATTTACAGTATTCCATTGTATATTCACCCTTTCCCTGCAGAGTTGGAAAAAGGTCAAAGTGAGGATGCTAAATGGGTAATCCTATTTAGCAGCAGGCCACACCCTAATCTGTGCAGTAACATGCAACGACCATTTACAATGAAGTATACGAACACGGTGTACTGTACGTGTGAGATACAAAACCATACAAACAGTATCTGAACATTGTCTCTTTGACACAAGACTGTAAGATTGCCTGTGGTACCCATCTCAGCAGTGTGACAATTCTgcttaaaaactgaaaatgatgACGCTATTAATAACAACCCATTCAAGCGCTCAGAGAACACCGGCACTTGTGTGTCAGGAGATGTGGAAGAGCAAATTTTACATAACACACAAACTTACCCAATTCAAATGCATTCAATGATCGTGTAACTACAGgcgtatatatatatatatatatataattaaaaaaggaCATCTTAATAACATGAGCACTGCTGTCAAAAACCTCTTCTACTTGCAGGCATCAGTAACTTAAGGAGTATGCCTAAAGTTTTCCAGCCTGTGAATTTAATACCTTTACTGATATCTCTCTCTTTGTATCACTCATGACTTTGAATCAATTCCCTCTTCAAAGTATGAAAGAAATTTTTGGCCAGAAATGACACAGCTAATGATAGTgatgttaattaaaaagcagttaaagtaacagtaaaaactGTAAGGTTATTTTCTTACTCTGCAtttgtttagatttttattgcttttactgCTGCATATGCTATGTATATGATGATGCAAATTAGCACACTTggtttacagaaataaatacgTTCTAGCAAAAAGTACCGAGAGTACTTACCTCTGTGGCAGACCTCAGTTCAGTAGCATATCCAAACATATCATTCAGTGGCACCTAAAATGCAAGCATACTATTCTTgtaaaagcaagattttttccATCAACTGTGGATTATCATCCAGTTAATCTCAATTACGATATAAAGAGTCAGTAAAGTCTGGTGCTCTTTGTAAACAGTACTGATCTAATTACCCGTTTTTGTAAAGTGCCTTACTTCAACCAATTTATATTCACAATGTTTTCAGCAGGAAACCCCAAAAATCTCAGAGGTTGAATGTACCAGGTACTGGAATATCCTGAATTCAGTAATCTGTGTCACCTAGCAAGAGATCATAATGTTTGAAATATCTCAAGACTGCAGCTCCAAACACAATTTATGACGCAGGAGTGACGCAGCGTGTGGTTTGTCAGTAGCCAAGGCTTTGCTGAGATGATTTACCCTACCACCACCGTTAGATGTACGCTTCTATATGACCTAACGTGAGAACATCTATGTTTTTAGAAGGGACCTAAAAGAAGGAACACTGAAGGCAAGTCATTTGCATTTATCTGCAATTATTACAGTTAATGCAGGTAACAGCTGAAGGAAGACAGCTGACAATAAGATCTTCCCTCTGAACTCTGTGCACCTGTATTGCTGCACAGGTTCCCTTCACTCTGAGGTAGCACAGTCTGCCCATCTCAAGAAACCCAGGTTCTGTTCCTTTCTCTGCCACCGTATGATTTTAGGTTAGTCGGTTGGCTTCTCCGGAGCAAGATAGATTTATGATAGGTTCACTAATACTGCACAATACACTGCCACGAGTTGAAAACTAACGCTTAGCTACTGAAAAACTAACATTATGTTTATCCACTGAAAAACCCACCTACAAGTTTACACGTACTAGCCAATAAGTAAAACAGTAATGGAGTCAAAAGGCAAGGCAGGAAAAGGTCAGGAACCAGCGAACAACACAAACCTCAGCATATAGGGTAAAGTAACCCTCTGTGCCGTCTTGTCCTGTGATCACTCCATGACGGCGATTAATTCCAGCTATCACTGCTCCTTGGAATTCGGTGGGTGCCATCACCTCCACTGCCATAATGGGTTCGAGTATACGCACAGTGGCGTTTTCCatagctggagaaaaaaaacttaacTAAATAATCAAACATCAAAGAGCAAGCCTGGCATAATTCAAGATACCGCTATGTGTAGCAAGGAAGTGTTTTATGGTTGATGCTAAGCGTTTCTTACATCAGTGGGGGAAAAACAATAACCAACAATGTGAAATTCCAGCTCCCCCGCCTTTTATTACTGAGACCGTAATACTAGGAGGCACACAGTTTGATAAAAAGTTCTCTTCATACCTGTGTAAGGATGAAGCTGTTGGTGTTTCTTTACTTTTCATAAAACTAAAGGAATTATTGGGCCCCCCTCAAAATTTCTATAAACTCTCGCATATATTCGGCTCTACACAACCGGCCAAACTTTAAATGTGTGTATGGATACACCAGGCAACAAACAAACCTATAGAAAGGAGGTTGTTAAATTTAGCTCctacaaaaaagaaagccagCAGGACTACACATTCAAATGACTGGCTTCATACCTTGCTTTAGggctccttctcctgctctgATGAAAGAGATTTCATTGGAGTCCACCATGTGATGTGCACCATCCTCTAGGATGAACCGGACTCCAGATATCCTGTGCCCTGACGCCAGACCTTTTTCACATGCTTCTCGGAATCCCTGTCAAATAACATCTCAAAATTAGCAGTCTGTAGACCAAAATGAAGCTTAAAAAAGAGTTGCGTTAACAGCAGCCTATAAAAGACATTAagcttaaaaaccaaaacaacagtaagaaaaaaaccccacctttcaCAATTTTTAACAGTAATCCTGTATCTACCCAATGGACCCTCTTGCTTGATAAGATAATGGAAGAACATAACAGAGGGGAAAACTTTTCATTCCCAAGTGCCTGAAAACTTTGTAGTAGCATTCTTCAGCACCTCAGTTTGAtactgatattttttaaaaatagaaatcatGTAACAAGCTAAGGACAAGAAGAAGAAACGTACTCAGGATTTTGCTTTGTTAAGGGACTGTATGATCAAAGGCCAAAAGAATGCTCTATGTGGAAAGAGCTACTCTAACCACTTGACTGAAGAACAAGATTCTTTTAAGACTGCATGCTTTTTCCAGGATTTGGCAAAAACCTTTAAATGCTGCATCATGGAATAATGAAGGAATTATCTTATGTTGATCCGTTGTTGTAGGAATTCAAAGATCATGGTAGGTACTACTTAAAAGTAGTACATGATAAATTGTACAGTTagagagagacacacacacaggaaGTCCgcagaagagatgaaaaagaaggaatatttGGTAATTCATGCAGGAAATCCAGCTTAATTACAGTTTCCTACATAACCAGTCTCAGAGAAGTCACAAAAGTTACATATTTCAGGGCTAGAGATGAGAATCGCAAGGCCACAATCAAAAGCAGAAGAGGGCCAATAAAAAGCAGATTCAACAGAAAGAGGCTTGTTTGACTGCAAGAAAGGACAGCCTaccttctgctctgcagcactgctaTGGAAATAGAGCAAGCGCACAccaccaaagaaaacaaacagcagcttcTAAATTAAGTGGAAAACCTAGGAATGTAAGATATTAAGGAAAGCCACACAAATTTGATTCTGCTCCCACTGAAGTAATGAGAAAAGCCTCCTTGCCTGGGGCAAGACAGTCACAGTAAATGTGCATGGTATAGCAGGAAAACAACAGGAGTcagtattttttatattatatacacacacaaaacgCTTGGTACCTTTTCAACAGCGGGCACGAATTGTTTTGGAATATTTGTGCCAACAGTTCTGTCTTCAAACTCTAATTTTGTGTAGTCCTCTGGATCCAGGGGCTCCAGAACGCCTATAACTTTGCCATACTGGCCGGCTCCACCCGTCTGTTTCTTGTGTGTATACTCAAACCTAAGAACAAACACATCCCCGCAGAACACCACATTACTCATTACGCAAACCATGCTCGAACCAGGGTTTTCTAAGGAGAAAGTTCCCAGTCTGTGTTTTACTTTATTCCATTTGGTTACGTTTAACCGAAACGGCTAAATGCCACGACAGCGGCTGAAACAACAGCTGAGGATATTTAATGCCCGAAGAGGGAGCACCACAGTGGTTCGTCTGGCCAGCGGGAAGCTGCGAAATCGTGACGAGTCatctctctcaaaaaaaccaCGGGGAAAAACAAGCTGCTTCTGTGTGGCAAGCAACGCTAATAAAACCTGCTTACCTTTAGGCTCCTGCTTTTTGTTGAGCTGAGTAAACAAGGTTTTGTTCTTCCTGCACGCACCTGCGGTTCCCACCCACAAAGCACTTGGACCTGAACCGCGGACACCCAACGAGGGCTTAACCGGGAAGAAAACGCGCGAACGCcaacagctgaaatatttttgaagcgAAAACGGGAGGGACTGGAGGTGTCTCTCGAACACCAgcccccccattccccgtcccaCCCGGCTGGGGCGGAGGACGGGCCCCGTCCCGGCTGCTCGCCGCGGGCCGGGGCGGCAGAGGGGCGGCCCCGgtgccggccccggccccggccgcttcctgcgggaggaggaagCCGGTTTCCCCTCCGCCATGGAGCTGCCGCCGAGCCACCACCGCGCCGACCGGGCGGCGGCGCTGGCCGCCGGCTACGTCTGCTACCGCCGGGGGAGCCCCGGCCGCGGCCTGCGGCTGCGGACCGTCCGCCGCGCCGGCAGGAGGGTGAGGGCCGGGGGAGGGGAGCGGCCGGCTGCGGGCCGGGGGAGCCGCTCCCCCGAACGGCGGGCAGCCGGCTTCGCGGCCTCCCCTCGTCGGGACGAAACGGCAGGCTGCGAGGAGGGGGGGCAAGGCCGGCtcaaggcggcggcggcggcggggaccgTGCCCGGGGTGTTCCGTGGCCGCTACCGAACCTCCCGTCCCTGCCGGACCTCTCCCGAGGGAACTCGGGCCCGAGGAGGATGCTCTTTTCGTGACTGTCAGGACAGACCACACTCACCGCTGACCCGCTGCGGATTTGCTGGTGAACCTGCTAGAACGGGGGTTATAGCAAAACGAGCCTGCTTGCTTAAGTCATTACCGTAGATATCCCCCAAATATATGACGTGATACAGGTCATAACAAAGCGCAGGACGGACTTAATACAAGGAACCCAATTAAGGCTCGCGCCGCAGCCTTTAACCAAGGAGCTCCTTATTGCACGTAATCATACAGGGAGCCCAAATACGGCAATTAAGTAGTACGCGAGACTAGAGACGGATGAGGAGGTACTAATCGGATGCTACACCAGCTGCATATTAAATGAGCAAGCTTAACACAGCAGGAGGAAATAACAGAATACCCTAGCTCCGTACGGGCCCTGCAGAGAAtggcactgctgcagcacaTTTCGCCATAACGAGACTCTTTTCCACAATGCAAAGTGAttcatttaacaaaataaatgttcttcatgttttccttatttAGGACATCGATGGTGTTGGGCCTAAGTACCATCTGGAATTGGTGTTAGAAGACATCGTTGACCAAGTGAGTTTagatttatttaataaatacagTGTGTGGGCAGAAATTGGCACTACTGACATGTAATGAAAAGCCAATGCTTTATGCTGCTGATCCTAGCTGAGGCCAACGGACACACCAGTTAATAATACTTGGTATCGtgtttcagatttttctctACTGCAAAtcgggaggaaaaaaaaaaaaaaaaaaaaaaaaaagacttaactTTACCAAAAGGGAACTCCCATTTTTTACACCATAAAAGCCCCAAACATCTGGTACCTACCACTGTGACACAAGAAAGTCCTTGAGGGATGACAAGGACACTTCAGTGTCATTCAATTTCAGATTGAAGCTACTTGAACCCGTTACTCCAACTGAATAGCACAAGTGACATTCTGCATCACAACCACTGCCCTTTCTatcactgcagaaagaaaactgcCTTTATAGTATAGTCACGGAAATACTATGAATTTAACCTTGTATTAAATAATCACAAATCTCTGTGGGGCCAGACTCAGAGAAAACAGCAACtacctaaaaaaaacccctacattTTAGAAGTACAAATTAccaatatttgtatttaatgaaatattaatacaCATAATTAACTCTGTAACAGGACAGTACTGTTAACTGCACTGCTGAGGTTCTTTACCATCTGGGCAACAAAAACATTGCTCCAGATGTGCAATTCACAATTGAAGGAGAACTTAAGAACACAGATGAAGCAGATAACATATTCTACAGTCAAATCAAGAGCCTGGAAAAAGAGCTTGTGGCAGAAAACATACCAGGTACAAAGAAGGGGTTTGGGCGAGAAGGAGGTTTTTCAGACAATGTCCTCCACGGCCAGAAGCAAACCTGAGCTCAGCTGGTGGTGGTCCACGATCCATATGGGAGCCCCGACTATAGAAGCCAGGAGCGAGGGGGATCAGGCCATTAGCCCTACTCTGAACACATGCTGCTTCACTTTCTCTTATTCGGGGTGGTGTGTCAATCACAACACTACTAAATTCTTTCATCATTTCTGAAATCCAGAACCGATACGTGATTTGCATGTGACTATTCTTGAAAACCACCTGCTACTGTTACCTCTCCCTTTACGAGCATCCTGCTCACTGTTGGTGGCTGTCCTTTGCATAGTACATCAGACACCCCAGTTGTAGTATTGGGGTCTGCTCTTACTTTAGGGCATCCCCTGCCTTTACAGAATGTATGTTAAGAGAAAGAATTGGGAAGAAAACACAGTGGTGATATAGCAGCTCTTCCAAGATTATATGGAAGATCTGTGACACAGCAAGGAACGTAAGGAAGTGACTTTAGCACCAAACCCTACTATTAGGTGATAAGGTTCTGTTAATGGCTGCAGCTCCATGAATCTTAGCTTaatgtatatttttcattttgtttgccAGACAGCCATGGCCACGTGTCCCCAGAAATGGAGCCCATCCGCCTGCTAGCATGGGTTGCCTCTGGCTATGTGATGTGGCAGAACTCAACTGAAAACACTAAGTTCCAATTTGCCCAAATTAAACATGTGAAGCAAGTGGTAAGTTACCATCAATGCCTTGcaagaaaaatagcatttaagAGCTAAGCAGTTGTGGCATGTACTAGAGTACAGCTGAAGCTAAGTTCTTAAGAAACCTCAACTGTGTCTGAACTTCTTGGTCCGGTTAGTTTTTAAGCCAATGTTTAGTATTGTTCCACCTACCCCTTTCCCATTCCTCTAGCAAATCATGAAGGCTTTCACTGATGGCTTGAGCGTTTATTTAGATCACTCCTTCTCTTCATAAATTTTGTTTACAGAAGCTGTGTCTTCCTGGCAAGAGCAGTATTCTACCCTTACTTAGTTAAGAAAATGGACTCTTCCACCTGGAGGTCATCATGTTGATTACGGTTTTATATTACTTCCCTGCCTTTCATCTGTAATGTAGGCCCAGCTGACAGTATTCTTGCATCTGCATAACATGCATTGGAATACTGTCCTTCATCTCTCCATCTACACCATGATCTAGCAATCAGTCACAGTAATACTGCTTGACATCCCTGCGATAGCCATGTCTAGGCAAATAGCAATGGGCTGCACCTCAAATTCAATAAAACACAATCTACATTGCTTTTGTTCGCAGTATTGCGGTCTCCATCCATTTGCTAGTTCACCTCAAAATGctaattaagaaagaaaatattgatcTAATTCCACTCTCGTTactagctttttttattttgttcttcccAAACTTACTTttactaatttttaattatttgggggggatggaggggagaaaacctaaaattaatttttagttGAGCTCTTAGACTTACATTAGCATGATGAGCATCAATTAAGTTTATGATAAGAAAATTGAATTCAGGAAGATGCGTCACAAGACAGAAAGGGAATGGAATACTTCaggacaaaatattttctattttcacttACTTCTGAGTGGTTACAAGTGATGTGTTTATCTTGAGCAGATCTGGATCTGCCCTAagctaagaaataaaaatgactggCAAATCTCACTATAGCTATTCAAATTAATTGAGTCATTAGCTACCACAATCAACAGGCCTTGCAGATTTCTTGCCTGGAACAGGCTTAAACTGATAAAGCaacttgctttcagaaaagttttTATCAGAGCAAAatttttgattttgcttttaaattaatagaACTCTATAGATTCTCC encodes the following:
- the LXN gene encoding latexin encodes the protein MELPPSHHRADRAAALAAGYVCYRRGSPGRGLRLRTVRRAGRRDIDGVGPKYHLELVLEDIVDQDSTVNCTAEVLYHLGNKNIAPDVQFTIEGELKNTDEADNIFYSQIKSLEKELVAENIPDSHGHVSPEMEPIRLLAWVASGYVMWQNSTENTKFQFAQIKHVKQVKRSDEYLEFDYMILLHEMVSQEIIPWQMTVLWHPQHGIQVTQDSRQPKHASE